Proteins encoded by one window of Antechinus flavipes isolate AdamAnt ecotype Samford, QLD, Australia chromosome 4, AdamAnt_v2, whole genome shotgun sequence:
- the RNF5 gene encoding E3 ubiquitin-protein ligase RNF5 has product MAAARKEDGGSEGPNRDRGGAGAAFECNICLETAREAVVSMCGHLYCWPCLHQWLETRPERQECPVCKAGISREKVVPLYGRGSQKQQDPRLKTPPRPQGQRPAPESRGGFHSYGDAGGFHLSFGVGAFPFGFFTTVFNAHEPFYRGPGVDLGPGRPGSGWQDSLFLLLAIFFFFWLLSV; this is encoded by the exons ATGGCAGCGGCCAGGAAGGAGGACGGGGGCTCCGAAGGGCCAAACCGAGACCGGGGAGGGGCAGGTGCGGCCTTCGAGTGTAACATCTGTCTGGAGACAGCGCGGGAGGCGGTGGTCAGTATGTGCGGCCACCTGTACTG CTGGCCTTGTCTCCACCAG TGGCTGGAGACTCGACCTGAAAGACAAGAATGCCCTGTGTGTAAGGCTGGAATAAGCCGGGAGAAAGTTGTCCCACTCTATGGGAGAGGAAGCCAGAAACAACAGGATCCTAG ATTGAAAACACCGCCACGTCCACAGGGCCAGAGGCCTGCCCCTGAAAGCAGAGGG GGATTCCATTCGTATGGGGATGCTGGAGGCTTCCACCTTTCTTTTGGTGTGGGTGcctttccttttggttttttcacaactgtcttcAATGCCCATGAGCCTTTCTACCGGGGTCCAG GTGTGGACCTGGGACCCGGCCGTCCAGGCTCCGGCTGGCAGgattccctcttcctcctccttgccatattcttctttttttggctgCTCAGTGTCTGA
- the PPT2 gene encoding lysosomal thioesterase PPT2 isoform X1, which produces MLESWRPRFPTLGVVFILALLPLLLLTAPQSPKAPYKPIIIVHGLFDSSATFRHLLQYINQTHPGTLVTVLDLFDGGESLRPLWEQVQGFQKAVTPIMEQSPHGVHLLCYSQGGLICRALLSVMDEHNVDTFISLSSPQMGQYGDTDYLKWLFPTSMRSNLYRICYSPWGQEFSICNYWHDPHHPDLYLNASSFLALINGERDHPNATVWRKNFLRVKRVVLIGGPDDGVITPWQSSFFGFYDANETVLEMEEQQVYLLDSFGLKTLSARGSIVRCPTPGIPHTAWHSNRSLYEACIEPWLS; this is translated from the exons ATGCTGGAGTCCTGGAGGCCCCGATTCCCCACGCTGGGAGTCGTGTTCATATTGGCCTTGCTGCCTCTCCTACTGCTCACGGCTCCGCAATCCCCCAAAGCTCCCTACAAGCCTATCATCATAGTGCATGGACTCTTTGACAGCTCTGCCACCTTTAGGCACCTGCTGCAGTACATCAAccag ACCCATCCAGGGACACTGGTGACAGTGTTGGATCTCTTTGATGGGGGAGAAAGTCTTCGACCACTATGGGAACAGGTACAAGGCTTCCAGAAAGCTGTGACCCCTATCATGGAACAGTCTCCTCACGGAGTACATCTCCTCTGTTATTCCCAGG GAGGCCTCATCTGCCGGGCCCTACTCTCTGTTATGGATGAACACAATGTGGATACTTTTATCTCCCTCTCATCTCCACAAATGGGGCAGTATGGAG ACACAGACTACCTGAAATGGTTGTTCCCCACCTCCATGAGGTCTAACCTATACCGAATCTGCTATAGCCCGTGGGGCCAGGAATTCTCCATCTGTAACTACTGGCATg ATCCCCACCACCCAGACTTATACCTCAATGCCAGCAGCTTCCTGGCACTTATCAATGGAGAAAGAGATCATCCGAATGCCACTG TATGGCGGAAGAACTTTCTCCGTGTGAAGCGTGTGGTTCTGATTGGGGGACCCGATGATGGTGTAATAACTCCTTGGCAGTCCAG tttttttggctTCTATGATGCAAATGAAACAGTATTGGAGATGGAAGAGCAGCAG GTTTATCTCCTGGATTCATTTGGGTTGAAAACCCTCTCTGCTCGAGGGTCCATTGTGAGGTGTCCTACACCTGGGATTCCCCACACTGCTTGGCACTCGAACCGCTCACTCTATGAAGCCTGCATTGAACCTTGGCTTTCTTGA
- the AGER gene encoding advanced glycosylation end product-specific receptor isoform X3 translates to MAFQTNTGAWMLILSLGGAVVGSQNISARIGEPLVLTCKGAPRKPPQQLEWKLNTGRTEAWKILSPGENPWESVARVLPNGSLLLPAVGIQDEGTFRCKATNRHGKEFKSKYQLRVYQIPKKPKIVNSASELIAGIPNKIGTCLSEGGYPAGTLSWHLDGKALVPDGKGVSVREETRRHPDTGLFTIQSELTMTPVPGSPLNPTFSCSLSFSPSAPGQQALQAAPIQLSVWDEKPESLEEVRLVVDPEGGAVAPGGAVTLTCEVPAQHSSQIHWLKDGSPLAIAPSSVLFLPEITVQDQGIYSCVATDQSHRSRESPGVSISIIGEKSPPVQSFNPRPD, encoded by the exons ATGGCATTTCAGACAAACACAGGAGCCTGGATGCTGATCCTTAGCCTAGGgg GGGCAGTGGTTGGCAGTCAGAACATCTCAGCCAGGATTGGGGAGCCCTTGGTGCTGACCTGTAAGGGGGCTCCTAGGAAACCACCCCAGCAACTTGAATGGAAACTG AACACAGGCCGGACTGAAGCCTGGAAAATCCTCTCTCCTGGAGAGAACCCTTGGGAGAGTGTGGCTCGAGTCCTCCCCAATGGCTCCCTCCTCCTGCCAGCTGTTGGAATTCAGGATGAAGGAACATTCAGGTGCAAGGCAACCAATCGCCATGGGAAGGAGTTCAAGTCCAAGTACCAACTCCGTGTCTACC AGATTCCAAAGAAGCCAAAAATAGTGAACTCTGCCTCTGAACTCATTGCTGGGATCCCCAACAag ATAGGAACATGCCTATCCGAAGGGGGATACCCAGCAGGGACTCTTAGCTGGCATCTAGATGGGAAAGCTCTGGTGCCTGATGGGAAAG GAGTATCTGTGAGGGAAGAGACCAGAAGACACCCTGACACAGGACTTTTCACAATACAATCAGAGCTGACAATGACCCCAGTCCCAGGAAGCCCTCTGAACCCCACCTTCTCTTGCAGTCTTAGCTTCAGTCCCAGTGCCCCTGGACAACAGGCCCTCCAAGCAGCGCCTATTCAACTCAGTGTCTGGGATGAGA AGCCAGAATCTTTGGAGGAAGTTCGACTAGTAGTAGATCCAGAGGGTGGAGCAGTGGCCCCTGGAGGGGCAGTAACTCTGACCTGTGAGGTCCCCGCTCAGCACTCATCACAAATTCATTGGCTTAAAGAT GGTTCTCCTCTGGCCATTGCTCCAAGCTCTGTGCTGTTCCTTCCTGAGATCACAGTCCAAGACCAAGGAATCTACAGTTGTGTTGCCACTGACCAAAGTCACAGGTCAAGAGAAAGTCCTGGTGTTAGCATCAGCATCATTGGTGAGAAAAGTCCTCCTGTCCAATCTTTCAATCCCAGACCAGATTGA
- the PPT2 gene encoding lysosomal thioesterase PPT2 isoform X3 gives MLESWRPRFPTLGVVFILALLPLLLLTAPQSPKAPYKPIIIVHGLFDSSATFRHLLQYINQTHPGTLVTVLDLFDGGESLRPLWEQVQGFQKAVTPIMEQSPHGVHLLCYSQGGLICRALLSVMDEHNVDTFISLSSPQMGQYGDPHHPDLYLNASSFLALINGERDHPNATVWRKNFLRVKRVVLIGGPDDGVITPWQSSFFGFYDANETVLEMEEQQVYLLDSFGLKTLSARGSIVRCPTPGIPHTAWHSNRSLYEACIEPWLS, from the exons ATGCTGGAGTCCTGGAGGCCCCGATTCCCCACGCTGGGAGTCGTGTTCATATTGGCCTTGCTGCCTCTCCTACTGCTCACGGCTCCGCAATCCCCCAAAGCTCCCTACAAGCCTATCATCATAGTGCATGGACTCTTTGACAGCTCTGCCACCTTTAGGCACCTGCTGCAGTACATCAAccag ACCCATCCAGGGACACTGGTGACAGTGTTGGATCTCTTTGATGGGGGAGAAAGTCTTCGACCACTATGGGAACAGGTACAAGGCTTCCAGAAAGCTGTGACCCCTATCATGGAACAGTCTCCTCACGGAGTACATCTCCTCTGTTATTCCCAGG GAGGCCTCATCTGCCGGGCCCTACTCTCTGTTATGGATGAACACAATGTGGATACTTTTATCTCCCTCTCATCTCCACAAATGGGGCAGTATGGAG ATCCCCACCACCCAGACTTATACCTCAATGCCAGCAGCTTCCTGGCACTTATCAATGGAGAAAGAGATCATCCGAATGCCACTG TATGGCGGAAGAACTTTCTCCGTGTGAAGCGTGTGGTTCTGATTGGGGGACCCGATGATGGTGTAATAACTCCTTGGCAGTCCAG tttttttggctTCTATGATGCAAATGAAACAGTATTGGAGATGGAAGAGCAGCAG GTTTATCTCCTGGATTCATTTGGGTTGAAAACCCTCTCTGCTCGAGGGTCCATTGTGAGGTGTCCTACACCTGGGATTCCCCACACTGCTTGGCACTCGAACCGCTCACTCTATGAAGCCTGCATTGAACCTTGGCTTTCTTGA
- the AGER gene encoding advanced glycosylation end product-specific receptor isoform X1 gives MAFQTNTGAWMLILSLGVVGSQNISARIGEPLVLTCKGAPRKPPQQLEWKLNTGRTEAWKILSPGENPWESVARVLPNGSLLLPAVGIQDEGTFRCKATNRHGKEFKSKYQLRVYQIPKKPKIVNSASELIAGIPNKVELKKKTKGEWCMRGGKDIPKAKMEGDEVFPVYQIGTCLSEGGYPAGTLSWHLDGKALVPDGKGVSVREETRRHPDTGLFTIQSELTMTPVPGSPLNPTFSCSLSFSPSAPGQQALQAAPIQLSVWDEKPESLEEVRLVVDPEGGAVAPGGAVTLTCEVPAQHSSQIHWLKDGSPLAIAPSSVLFLPEITVQDQGIYSCVATDQSHRSRESPGVSISIIDSREIDQVEGSEGGPGLGLLALILVVLGGLVTAALLGGFFLWKRQRLLHKEERKVPECPEEEEERAELNQPEKEETAENNEGEP, from the exons ATGGCATTTCAGACAAACACAGGAGCCTGGATGCTGATCCTTAGCCTAGGgg TGGTTGGCAGTCAGAACATCTCAGCCAGGATTGGGGAGCCCTTGGTGCTGACCTGTAAGGGGGCTCCTAGGAAACCACCCCAGCAACTTGAATGGAAACTG AACACAGGCCGGACTGAAGCCTGGAAAATCCTCTCTCCTGGAGAGAACCCTTGGGAGAGTGTGGCTCGAGTCCTCCCCAATGGCTCCCTCCTCCTGCCAGCTGTTGGAATTCAGGATGAAGGAACATTCAGGTGCAAGGCAACCAATCGCCATGGGAAGGAGTTCAAGTCCAAGTACCAACTCCGTGTCTACC AGATTCCAAAGAAGCCAAAAATAGTGAACTCTGCCTCTGAACTCATTGCTGGGATCCCCAACAaggtagaattgaaaaaaaaaacaaaaggggaaTGGTGTATGAGGGGTGGAAAGGACATTCCAAAGGCAAAAATGGAGGGTGATGAGGTCTTTCCGGTATACCAGATAGGAACATGCCTATCCGAAGGGGGATACCCAGCAGGGACTCTTAGCTGGCATCTAGATGGGAAAGCTCTGGTGCCTGATGGGAAAG GAGTATCTGTGAGGGAAGAGACCAGAAGACACCCTGACACAGGACTTTTCACAATACAATCAGAGCTGACAATGACCCCAGTCCCAGGAAGCCCTCTGAACCCCACCTTCTCTTGCAGTCTTAGCTTCAGTCCCAGTGCCCCTGGACAACAGGCCCTCCAAGCAGCGCCTATTCAACTCAGTGTCTGGGATGAGA AGCCAGAATCTTTGGAGGAAGTTCGACTAGTAGTAGATCCAGAGGGTGGAGCAGTGGCCCCTGGAGGGGCAGTAACTCTGACCTGTGAGGTCCCCGCTCAGCACTCATCACAAATTCATTGGCTTAAAGAT GGTTCTCCTCTGGCCATTGCTCCAAGCTCTGTGCTGTTCCTTCCTGAGATCACAGTCCAAGACCAAGGAATCTACAGTTGTGTTGCCACTGACCAAAGTCACAGGTCAAGAGAAAGTCCTGGTGTTAGCATCAGCATCATTG ATTCTAGAGAAATTGACCAAGTAGAAG GCTCTGAGGGAGGCCCAGGACTAGGCTTACTGGCCCTCATTCTAGTAGTTTTGGGTGGCCTGGTCACAGCTGCCCTGCTGGGGGGATTCTTTTTGTGGAAAAGACAGCGGCTGCTCCACAAAGAAGAGAG GAAGGTTCCTGAGTGcccagaggaagaggaagaacgGGCAGAACTAAATCAAcctgaaaaagaagaaacagctgAGAACAATGAAGGGGAACCCTGA
- the AGPAT1 gene encoding 1-acyl-sn-glycerol-3-phosphate acyltransferase alpha has product MELWPGPWTMLLFFLLLLLLLVPVLWGYSTSAKYFCKMAFYNGWILFLAVLAIPVCALRGRNVENMKILRLMLLHIKYLYGIRLEVRGAHHFPPSQPYVVVSNHQSSLDLLGMMEVLPGRCVPIAKRELLWAGPAGLACWLAGVIFIDRKRTGDAISVMAEAAQTLLSQNVRVWVFPEGTRNHNGSMLPFKRGAFHLAVQAQVPIIPIVMSSYKDFYCKKERRFTSGTCQVRVLPPVATEGLTPDNVPDLADRIRHSMLTVFREISTDGRGGGDYLKKPGGAGEAGP; this is encoded by the exons ATGGAGCTGTGGCCAGGGCCATGGACAATGCTGCTGTTCTTTCTATTGCTACTTTTGCTGCTGGTGCCTGTACTCTGGGGTTACAGCACCAGTGCCAAGTACTTCTGCAAAATGGCCTTCTACAACGGCTGGATCCTTTTCCTGGCAGTGCTGGCCATTCCTGTGTGTGCTCTTCGAGGACGAAACGTGGAGAACATGAA GATCCTTCGACTAATGCTGCTGCACATCAAGTACCTGTATGGGATCCGGCTGGAGGTTCGAGGGGCCCATCACTTCCCCCCCTCCCAGCCCTATGTTGTTGTCTCCAACCACCAAAGCTCCCTTGACCTACTAG GAATGATGGAGGTGCTCCCAGGTCGTTGTGTACCCATTGCCAAGCGGGAACTGCTATGGGCTGGGCCAGCAGGGCTAGCGTGCTGGTTGGCTGGAGTCATCTTCATTGACCGGAAACGGACTGGGGACGCAATCAGTGTCATGGCTGAAGCTGCGCAAACTCTGCTCAGCCAGAAC GTCCGAGTTTGGGTTTTCCCTGAGGGTACCAGGAACCACAATGGCTCTATGCTTCCCTTCAAACGTGGCGCCTTCCACCTTGCTGTTCAGGCCCAG GTCCCTATTATTCCCATTGTCATGTCCTCCTATAAAGACTTCTACTGCAAGAAAGAACGGCGCTTCACCTCAG GAACATGTCAGGTACGGGTGCTTCCCCCTGTAGCCACAGAAGGGCTGACTCCAGACAACGTGCCGGACCTCGCTGACAGAATCCGTCACTCCATGCTCACAGTTTTTCGGGAGATCTCTACTGATGGCCGGGGAGGGGGTGACTATCTAAAGAAACCTGGTGGGGCTGGTGAGGCTGGCCCTTGA
- the PPT2 gene encoding lysosomal thioesterase PPT2 isoform X2, which produces MLESWRPRFPTLGVVFILALLPLLLLTAPQSPKAPYKPIIIVHGLFDSSATFRHLLQYINQTHPGTLVTVLDLFDGGESLRPLWEQVQGFQKAVTPIMEQSPHGVHLLCYSQGGLICRALLSVMDEHNVDTFISLSSPQMGQYGDTDYLKWLFPTSMRSNLYRICYSPWGQEFSICNYWHDPHHPDLYLNASSFLALINGERDHPNATVWRKNFLRVKRVVLIGGPDDGVITPWQSSFFGFYDANETVLEMEEQQVRSTYNSYSPNCLLRETLTLNFPPIWKEIQLWD; this is translated from the exons ATGCTGGAGTCCTGGAGGCCCCGATTCCCCACGCTGGGAGTCGTGTTCATATTGGCCTTGCTGCCTCTCCTACTGCTCACGGCTCCGCAATCCCCCAAAGCTCCCTACAAGCCTATCATCATAGTGCATGGACTCTTTGACAGCTCTGCCACCTTTAGGCACCTGCTGCAGTACATCAAccag ACCCATCCAGGGACACTGGTGACAGTGTTGGATCTCTTTGATGGGGGAGAAAGTCTTCGACCACTATGGGAACAGGTACAAGGCTTCCAGAAAGCTGTGACCCCTATCATGGAACAGTCTCCTCACGGAGTACATCTCCTCTGTTATTCCCAGG GAGGCCTCATCTGCCGGGCCCTACTCTCTGTTATGGATGAACACAATGTGGATACTTTTATCTCCCTCTCATCTCCACAAATGGGGCAGTATGGAG ACACAGACTACCTGAAATGGTTGTTCCCCACCTCCATGAGGTCTAACCTATACCGAATCTGCTATAGCCCGTGGGGCCAGGAATTCTCCATCTGTAACTACTGGCATg ATCCCCACCACCCAGACTTATACCTCAATGCCAGCAGCTTCCTGGCACTTATCAATGGAGAAAGAGATCATCCGAATGCCACTG TATGGCGGAAGAACTTTCTCCGTGTGAAGCGTGTGGTTCTGATTGGGGGACCCGATGATGGTGTAATAACTCCTTGGCAGTCCAG tttttttggctTCTATGATGCAAATGAAACAGTATTGGAGATGGAAGAGCAGCAGGTAAGAAGCACTTATAACTCCTATTCCCCTAATTGTCTTCTGAGAGAAACTCTGACTCTAAATTTCCCCCCAATCTGGAAGGAAATTCAGCTCTGGGACTGA
- the AGER gene encoding advanced glycosylation end product-specific receptor isoform X2, translating into MAFQTNTGAWMLILSLGVVGSQNISARIGEPLVLTCKGAPRKPPQQLEWKLNTGRTEAWKILSPGENPWESVARVLPNGSLLLPAVGIQDEGTFRCKATNRHGKEFKSKYQLRVYQIPKKPKIVNSASELIAGIPNKIGTCLSEGGYPAGTLSWHLDGKALVPDGKGVSVREETRRHPDTGLFTIQSELTMTPVPGSPLNPTFSCSLSFSPSAPGQQALQAAPIQLSVWDEKPESLEEVRLVVDPEGGAVAPGGAVTLTCEVPAQHSSQIHWLKDGSPLAIAPSSVLFLPEITVQDQGIYSCVATDQSHRSRESPGVSISIIDSREIDQVEGSEGGPGLGLLALILVVLGGLVTAALLGGFFLWKRQRLLHKEERKVPECPEEEEERAELNQPEKEETAENNEGEP; encoded by the exons ATGGCATTTCAGACAAACACAGGAGCCTGGATGCTGATCCTTAGCCTAGGgg TGGTTGGCAGTCAGAACATCTCAGCCAGGATTGGGGAGCCCTTGGTGCTGACCTGTAAGGGGGCTCCTAGGAAACCACCCCAGCAACTTGAATGGAAACTG AACACAGGCCGGACTGAAGCCTGGAAAATCCTCTCTCCTGGAGAGAACCCTTGGGAGAGTGTGGCTCGAGTCCTCCCCAATGGCTCCCTCCTCCTGCCAGCTGTTGGAATTCAGGATGAAGGAACATTCAGGTGCAAGGCAACCAATCGCCATGGGAAGGAGTTCAAGTCCAAGTACCAACTCCGTGTCTACC AGATTCCAAAGAAGCCAAAAATAGTGAACTCTGCCTCTGAACTCATTGCTGGGATCCCCAACAag ATAGGAACATGCCTATCCGAAGGGGGATACCCAGCAGGGACTCTTAGCTGGCATCTAGATGGGAAAGCTCTGGTGCCTGATGGGAAAG GAGTATCTGTGAGGGAAGAGACCAGAAGACACCCTGACACAGGACTTTTCACAATACAATCAGAGCTGACAATGACCCCAGTCCCAGGAAGCCCTCTGAACCCCACCTTCTCTTGCAGTCTTAGCTTCAGTCCCAGTGCCCCTGGACAACAGGCCCTCCAAGCAGCGCCTATTCAACTCAGTGTCTGGGATGAGA AGCCAGAATCTTTGGAGGAAGTTCGACTAGTAGTAGATCCAGAGGGTGGAGCAGTGGCCCCTGGAGGGGCAGTAACTCTGACCTGTGAGGTCCCCGCTCAGCACTCATCACAAATTCATTGGCTTAAAGAT GGTTCTCCTCTGGCCATTGCTCCAAGCTCTGTGCTGTTCCTTCCTGAGATCACAGTCCAAGACCAAGGAATCTACAGTTGTGTTGCCACTGACCAAAGTCACAGGTCAAGAGAAAGTCCTGGTGTTAGCATCAGCATCATTG ATTCTAGAGAAATTGACCAAGTAGAAG GCTCTGAGGGAGGCCCAGGACTAGGCTTACTGGCCCTCATTCTAGTAGTTTTGGGTGGCCTGGTCACAGCTGCCCTGCTGGGGGGATTCTTTTTGTGGAAAAGACAGCGGCTGCTCCACAAAGAAGAGAG GAAGGTTCCTGAGTGcccagaggaagaggaagaacgGGCAGAACTAAATCAAcctgaaaaagaagaaacagctgAGAACAATGAAGGGGAACCCTGA
- the EGFL8 gene encoding epidermal growth factor-like protein 8: MGSGVRVLLCCLLVGFSVLLFFGGQRANGDRPYSKGVCSRQTLVVPLKYNESYSQPIYKPYLTLCAGQRICSTYRTTYRVAWREVQRDVQQFHAICCQGWKKKHPGALTCEAICPKPCQNGGICIQPDQCECTPGWGGKHCHMDVDECSTGIILCSHSCSNTLGSFTCSCPKGLALGTNGRTCEEVPSEPLPSPSILSLTVREAKKEKHSLRLKVGELRGRLEVLEQWAGQVSAWVRAVLPVSPEAIRPEQVAELWGRGDRIDSLSDQVLLLEEKLGACSCEDNSLGPGLNHGT; encoded by the exons ATGGGGTCTGGGGTCCGGGTTTTGCTGTGCTGTCTGCTAGTGGGGTTCTCAGTCCTgctcttttttggggggcagaGGGCAAATGGGGACCGCCCATACAG CAAGGGAGTTTGCTCCAGGCAGACCTTGGTGGTTCCTCTAAAATACAATGAATCCTACAGCCAGCCAATATACAAACCTTATTTGACGCTGTGTGCAGGTCAGCGTATCTGCAGCACTTACAG GACCACATACCGCGTGGCATGGAGGGAGGTTCAGAGGGATGTGCAGCAGTTTCATGCTATATGTTGTCAGGGTTGGAAGAAGAAGCATCCAGGGGCACTGACCTGTGAAG CCATTTGTCCTAAACCCTGTCAGAATGGAGGGATTTGCATTCAGCCTGACCAGTGTGAATGCACCCCAGGCTGGGGAGGGAAGCACTGTCACATGG atGTAGATGAATGCAGCACTGGAATCATTCTTTGCTCTCATAGCTGTTCCAACACCCTGGGCAGCTTCACTTGCAGCTGCCCAAAAGGTCTAGCTCTAGGGACCAATGGAAGGACTTGCGAGGAGGTCCCCTCTGAACCACTTCCCAGTCCCAGTATCCTTAGTTTGACAG TTCGGGAGGcgaagaaagaaaagcattccCTGAGGCTGAAGGTTGGAGAATTACGTGGGCGGCTGGAAGTCTTGGAGCAG TGGGCTGGGCAGGTGAGTGCCTGGGTTCGAGCTGTGCTGCCAGTGTCTCCTGAAGCAATCCGGCCTGAGCAGGTGGCTGAACTGTGGGGGAGAGGAGACCGCATAGACTCGCTTAGCGATCAAGTGCTGCTTCTGGAGGAGAAACTGGGCGCCT GTTCTTGTGAGGACAACAGCCTGGGTCCAGGTCTCAACCATGGCACATAA